The Methyloceanibacter sp. wino2 nucleotide sequence TGCTCCTCGCCGCAACCGCGCTGGTCGCCGCAGGGGCGATCGGCCTTTCGTTCAACCCGAGTGTGCCGCTGGCGGTTGCAGAGACCGCTCAGACGCAGCAGACGATCGAGACGCCCTATGGCCGGGCGCCGCTCTCCTTTGCCGATCTCGTGCAGAAGGTGAAGCCCGCCGTTGTCAGCATCAACGTGAAGGGCGAGATCACCACCGCGGATAACGACGATTCCCCCATTCCCGGCCTTCCGGACGTGCCGGAAGACAATCCTTTGCACGACTTCTTCAATCAGTTCCGCAAGGGCATGCCGAAGCCGCCGTCCAAGCATAGCCCGAGCCTTGCTCAGGGTTCCGGCTTCTTCATTTCCGAGGACGGTTTCATCGTCACCAACAATCACGTTGTCGAGGATGCCGACGACATCACCGTCACGATGGAAGACGGCGAAAAGTTCGAAGCGAAGCTGATCGGAACCGATCCGCGCACGGACCTTGCACTCGTCAAGGTGACGGAGGATACGGACAAGAAGTTCCCTTACGTCAATCTGTCCGAGAAGGATCCGCGCGTTGGCGATTGGGTGCTTGCGGTCGGCAATCCGTTTGGCCTTGGCGGCACTGTGACGGCCGGCATTATCTCGGCGCACAACCGCGACATCGGTTCGGGGCCGTATGATTACCTCCAGATCGATGCCGCCGTGAACCGCGGCAATTCCGGAGGCCCGAGCTTCGACCTCGATGGCAATGTGATCGGTGTGAACACGGCGATCTTCTCGCCGTCCGGCGGCAATGTTGGTATTGCGTTTGCCGTTCCGGCCGCTCTCGTGAAGCAGGTGGTCCAAGATCTGCAGGACGACGGCAGCGTCGATCGCGGCTGGCTCGGTGTCGTTATTCAGAACGTGAACGACGACATTGCGGACTCGGTCGGACTGACTGAGCCGAAGGGCGCCATGATCACCAAGGTGACCGAAGACGGTCCTGCGTCCAAGGAGGACATCAAGGCCGGCGACGTCATCATCGAAGTGAATGGCAGCGAGGTGAAGGACTCGCGCGACCTCGCCCGCAAGATCGCTGATCTCGAACCCGACTCCAGCGTGAAACTCGCGATCGTCCGTTACGGCGACAAGCGTGAAGTCGACATGACGCTTGGCTCGTTCCCGAGCGCCAAGAAGCTGGCCTCGCTCCAGAAGGAAGAGCCCGCCGATCAGAGCGAGCAGATGGAGAAGCTCGGCCTATCGCTCGCACCGGCAGCCACCATTCCGGGTGCGGGCAAGGAGGGTGTCGTGATTACGGAGGTCGACTCCGACAGCGATGCCGCCGACAAGGGCTTGAAGCCGGGCGACATCATTCTTCAGGTCGCAGGCGTGGACGTCTCGACGCCGGGCGATGTCGCGAAAGGCCTCGCCAAGGCGACCGAGTCCGCCAAAGGAGACAAGGACAAGGTCAAGGTCCTGATGCAGGTCAAGACCGGCGACCAGTCCCGCTTTGTCGCGCTTACCCAGAAGAAGGGATAACGTCTCCTTCTTCTGTCGGAGGGCGGTGCGGTTTTCCCCCCAAACTGCGCCGCCCGCCTTTTTTTGAGTATTCTCTCTTAAGTCTTTCCGCGGCGAACAACGAGCTGAGGCGATATGCGGGTCCTGGTTATCGAGGACGACCAAGAAACGGCGGCCTTTCTCAAGCGGGCGCTCAAAGAGTCGGGACATATGGCCGAGCATGCCGCCGATGGCGAGGCCGGCCTCGAGTTCGCCAAAGCCAATGCCTATGACGTGCTCATCGTCGACCGCATGCTGCCGAAACTGGACGGCCTCGATGTCATCAGGGCGCTGCGGACGGACGAAATCCATACGCCGGCGCTGATCCTGTCGGCGCTGGGGAGGTCGACGACCGGGTCAAAGGATTGCGGGCCGGCGGCGACGATTATCTCACCAAGCCCTATGCCTTCAGCGAGCTCCTGGCCCGCATTGAGGTGCTGGCACGGCGCACCTCTCCCGAAGAGGGGGCGACGCGGCTTTCGGTCGGCGATCTGGTGTTGGACCGTCTGTCCCACAAGGTGACGCGCGCGGGCGAGGCCATCTTGCTGCAGCCGCGGGAGTTTCGCCTGCTCGAATATTTGATGAAGCACGCGGGGCAGGTGGTCACACGCACCATGCTGCTCGAGAACGTGTGGGACTATCATTTCGACCCACAGACCAATGTCATTGACGTCCACATTTCGAGGCTCCGGTCGAAGATCGATAAGAACTTCGAACAGCCGCTCCTTCATACGGTTCGCGGCGCCGGTTACACGATCCGTGACAGCGCTCACTAAACTCTTCCGCACGACGACATTCCGCCTGTCGCTGACTTATTTCGCGCTGTTCAGTGCGGCCGCCATCATCGCCATCGTCTACCTCTACTGGAACACGACGGTTCTGCTGTCGCGTCAGCTCAACCAGACGATCGATGCGGAGCTCAAGGGACTTGCGGAGCAGTACCGGGCAGGCGGGCGCGATCAGCTTGTCAGGATCGTCGCGCAGCGCAGCCGCACGCCGGGCAATAGCCTCTACCTCGTCGCCGACCGGAACGAAAAGCAGCTCGCCGGCAATCTCAGTGCCGTCTCGCCGCAGCTTTGGGACAGCGTCGGCCCTGTCGAGTTTTTCTATAGCCGGCCCGCGCCCGGCGGTATGGAGCAACGGCTGGCCTTCGCGAATGTGTTCCGGCTCCCGGGCGGCGATCGCCTGATCGTCGGCCGTGACATCGAGGACCGCCGGGAGCTGTCGCGGCTGATCCGCTCGACGATGTTGTGGGGTCTCGGCGTCATGGCGCTGGTGGGCATCGGCGGTGGCTACTGGGTCAGCCGGCGATTGCTTGCGCGTGTCGACAATCTCTCGGCCACCACCCGTACGATCATGGCGGGCGATCTCTCTAGGCGGCTCCCCGTGAGTGGATCGGGCGACGAGCTGGATCGCTTGGCGCAAAGTCTCAACTCGATGCTCGGACGGATCGAGCAGCTCATGGCCGGCATGCGCGAAGTCTCGGACAACATCGCGCACGATCTGAAGACGCCTCTCAACCGGCTGCGCAACCGCGTGGAGGAAGCGCTGCGCGAGCCGCCCGACGAGACAACTTATCGCGCGGCCCTGGAACGAACGATCGAAGAAGCCGACGGCCTCATGAAGACGTTCAACGCGCTGCTCTCCATCGCGCGGCTCGAAGCGGGCGCGGGTGGTGACGATCGCGACAGCCTCGATCTGTCGGCGGTCGTGGGCGACGCGGCCGAGCTCTACGAGCCCGTGGCGGAGGAACGGGGCATCGCCCTCAAGGTGGATTTGGCGGACAACGTTCCCGTGCGCGGAAACCGGCAGCTTCTGGGGCAGGCCATCGCCAATCTCATCGACAATGCGCTGAAATACGGTCTGGTCCCTCCATCCCAAGCCAATGGTCACGCTTCGGAAGTTGTCGTCCGCACGTCGGCCCATGACGGGCTCGCGGAGATCGCCGTGTGCGACCGCGGGCCGGGCGTTCCGGAGTCCGAACGGGAACGCGTGTTGAGTCGTTTCGTGCGCCTCGAGGCCAGCCGTTCGGAACCGGGCAGCGGTCTTGGATTGAGCCTTGTCGCGGCGGTGGCAAGACTGCATGGTGGGACCCTGAGGCTCGAGGACAACGAACCCGGCCTCCGCGTTATTCTCAGCCTTCCGCTGGAGAACGGCGCGCAGGGAGCGAAGACGGCTGATAGACCGTCGCCAGGAGGAGAACTGAGGCCGACGTGACGGCGTTCGCCGAGCGGATTTGCGAAAGCCCGGAAGTCTTCGATGCCAAGCGCGGCGCCGACGTTCTTGCGTCGGTGCGGAAAGCCTTGGCCGAAGACCCAAGTGCTGCGCGCGCGGTCGAGTTTCTGGACTCGCCGCAGGTGGCTGCGTTTCTCACGGCCGTCTTCTCCGGTTCGCCTTTTCTTGCAGCGCTGTCGGAACGCAACCCGGACCTCCTTGCGGCGTGTCTGACGGAGGACCCCGACGTTCATCTGTCCCGGGCCGGCGCGGACCTCGAGGCCGGCATGGCGGAGGCCGCGTCCGAAGGCGAAGCCTTGGCCCTGCTGCGCGGCTTCAAGAAGCGGAGCGCATTGCTGACGGCGCTCGCCGATCTCGGTGGTGTTTGGACGACGGCCGAGACCCTGACCGGCTTGAGCGATGCGGCCGACATTTCAGTCCGGACCGCCGTCCGCTATCTGTTCCGCAAGGCGCATGAGGCCGGCAAGCTGACATCGGCAGACACGGACGGCTATTTCCTGATCGCCATGGGCAAGCTCGGCGCCATGGAGTTGAACTATTCCTCCGACGTCGACTTCATCGTGTTCTACGATCCCGAGCGGGCGCATCTGGCCGAGACAACAGAACCGTCGGCTTTCTTCGTGAAGCTGACGCGCGACGTGGTGCGGCTGCTGCAGGAACAGACCAAGGACGGCTATGTGTACCGGACGGACTTGCGGCTCCGTCCCGATCCAGGTGCGACGCAGATCGCGCTCTCGATCGACGCAGGGCTGACCTACTACGAGAGCTTCGGTCAGAATTGGGAGCGGGCGGCGCTGATCAAGGCGCGCATTGCTGCCGGAGACGAGACGCTCGGGCAGGACTTTCTCGAGCAGCTTTCGCCGTTCATTTGGCGGAAATATCTGGACTTCGCCGCCGTGGCCGACATCCACGCCATGAAGCGCCGGGTGCATGCCTTCAAAGGGCACGGGGCCATTGCGGTAAGCGGCCACGACATCAAGCTGGGGCGGGGCGGAATCAGGGACATCGAGTTCTTTACCCAGACACAGCAGCTGATCGCGGGCGGACGCCATCCGGAACTGCGGACGCGCGGGACACTGCAGACGCTTGCCCGGCTTGCCGAAGGTGCATGGATCGATCCCGGGGCTGCACAGGAACTCTCCGAGGCCTATCTTTTCCTGCGCCGGGTCGAAAACCGAATTCAGATGGTGGGCGATCAGCAGACGCATATCATTCCCGCCGATCCGCAAGAACTCGAGAGGCTCGCGAGGCTGTGCGGTTTCGCCGACACGGACGCCTTTGGCGATGCGCTGATCGCGCGGTTCACGTGTGTCGAAAAGCATTACGGCGCCTTGTTCGAGAAGCTTCCCCAGCCGCCATCCTCGGTTTCCGGACTTCTCGTCGGGGACGAGGCCGAACCGGAATCCGTCTCCGCGCTCCAGGAGCTTGGTTTCGAGAATCCGGGCGCGGCCATCGAAGCGATCAAGGCCTGGCAGGCCGGCCGCTATCCGGCCACGCGCAGCGCCAAGGCGCGCGAGCGTCTCACCGACTTCCTCCCCAACCTTCTCGAAGCCTTCAGCCGCACTGCTCAGCCCGATCTCGCCCTGTCGACCTTCGACAAGGTGATGGCCAACATGCCGGCGGGGTTGCAGCTCTTTTCGCTTCTCGCCGCCAATCCCAGCCTGTTGCGTCTCGTCGCCGACATCATGGGGACGGCGCCTCGCCTCGCAAAGATCCTCGCGCGCCGTCCTCTGCTCTTGGACGCGGTGCTCGACCCCGGGTTCTTCGGCGATGTGCCCACCACGGCGCAGCTCAAGGACGTCGTGGGCAGCACGTTGGCGCTTGCGACAGACTACGAGGACGCGCTCGACCGCGCGCGGATCGTGGGCCGTGAGCAGAGCTTCCTCATCGGCGTTCGGGTGATATCCGGCACGATCTCGGCGGAACTCGCGGGCGAGGCCTATGCTGTGCTTGCGGACACGCTGATCCAGGCGTTGTCGGACCGCGTCGGCGAAGAACTTGTCGCGCAGCACGGCCTTCTGCCGGACGGCATGATCGCGGTGCTGGCAATGGGTAAGCTCGGGGGCCAGGAGATGACCGCCGCGTCCGATCTCGACCTCATCACCGTCTACGACTATGCGGGCGACGATGCGAAGTCCGATGGCGCCCGAAGCCTTCCCGGTCCTCAATACTACACGCGGTTCACGCAGCGGCTGATCTCGGCGCTATCGGCGCAGACGGCGGAGGGGGCTCTCTACGAAGTCGACATGCGTTTGCGCCCGTCCGGCAGCCAAGGTCCAGTCTCCACCAAGCTCTCGGGCTTCATCGACTATCAAGAGCACTCCGCGTGGGTCTGGGAGCATTTGGCGCTGACCCGTGCCCGGGTGGTGTCGGGCCCCGATTCAATGCGCGAGACGATCGAGACGACGATCCGCGAGGTGTTGACCAGACCGCGCGACCGCGCGGCTGTTGCTGGCGAAGTCCACGAGATGCGCCGGAAGATTGCCGCAGAGAAGGGGACGACGGACATCTGGAATCTGAAACAGGTCCGGGGCGGCATCGTGGATCTGGAGTTCATCACGCAGTTCCTCCAGCTCGTCAGCGCGGCCGAACGGCCCGACGTGCTGGATCAGAACACCGAGGGAGCCTTGTCCAAGCTTGCGGCCGCGGGGATTCTGGAGCCTGCGGACGCGGAACTTCTCATTCCGGCGGCGCGGCTCTATCAATCGCTCACGCAGATCCTGCGGCTCTGTCTCGACGAGACCTTCACCGCCCACGACGCGCCGCAAGCTTTGCGGGATCTGTTGGCGCGGTCTGCCGACATGCCGGATTTCTCGATGTTGGAAGCGACGCTGAAGGATACGCTGGCGCGTGTGCAAGGCGCGTTCAACCGGCTCGTGTCGTGAGGTCAGCTCAGGCGCTCTGCGCCAGCGGTTCCTCAACATCGGCCGGACGTGGTGTGCGGATCGGCAAAGAACATGTCACCGTCGTGCCGTAGCCTTCGCGACTCTTGATCTCGAGCGTGCCCCCATGGAGCTCCACCAACGCGCGGGAGATGGCAAGGCCTAGGCCGCTGCCTTGATGGCTCTTGGAGAACTGGTTCTCGACCTGCTCGAAGGGCGTGCCGAGTTTCGTGATGTGGGCTTCGGCGATGCCGATCCCCGTATCCTTGATGGCGATCCTCAGCTGGCCGTTACTGCGCGTCAGCTTGACGTCGACGCGGCCGCCGTCGCGCGAAAACTTCACGGCGTTGGACAGCAGATTGAGGAAGACCTGTTTCAGGTAGCGGCGGTCGGCCTGGATGGGGAAGCGCTCCGGCCCGTGACGTTCGAGCGCGATGTCGCGTTCGGCCGCGGCCTGGCTCACGACCTTCATGCTGTCTTCGACGATCTCGGCGACATCCACACTGCCGAGGTCGAGGGTCATGCGCCCCGCCTCGATCTTCGACATGTCGAGAATGTCGTTGATGACCTCGAGAAGGTAGGCGCCGCTTGAATAGATGTCGCGCGCATACTCCCCATACTTCTCGTGTCCGAGCGGACCGAACAGCGATTGCTGCATGACTTCCGAGAATCCGATGATCGCGTTCAGCGGAGTCCGCAATTCGTGGCTGATATTGGCGAGGAATTCGGATTTGGCCCGGTTCGCTGCTTCCGCGCGGTTCTTCTCCAATGCGTATTTTTCAGCCAAGTCGACGAGCTGCTGCTTCTGATGCTCAAGTTCGCGCCGCGATAGGCGCAGTTCGGCGACGGAGGCGCGAAGCTGTTGCTCGCTCTCCGCATTCTTGGTTTGGCTCTGCTTGAGGTCGGTGATGTCCGTACCGACGCTCACATAGCCGCCATCGCGGGTGCGGCGCTCATTGATGCGCAGCCAGCGGCCGTCTTCCAGCTGAGCTTCGTAGGTGCGGGACTGGCGGTCGTTTCTGCCCGCCACGGCATAGCGTTTGGAGACGATGGGCTCGGAGGCCGAGGCGATGACCTCGTCGTAGGAACTGCCCGGCTGCACGATGTCGTCGGCAAGTCCGTGGAACTGCTGGTATTTGGTGTTGCACATCACCAGCTTGTTGTGATTGTCCCACAGCACAAAGGCTTCGGAGATGGTCTCGACGGCGTCGCGCAGGCGCGCGTTCGCATCGGCAGCGCCCGGGACGGCGTTCGGATCGGCAAGCACCGCCATGCCCGTGAGGTAGGGCTCGCCAGTTGCTGTATCGCGGGTGATGTGGCCGCGCAGGCGGATCGTTGCCCAGTGGCCGTCGGCATGGCGGAGCCGGAAGCACTGGTCGAACAGGTCGATGCCCTCGCGCATGAGACGGTCGAGTTCGGCGCGCAGGTCATCCTCTCGATGCAGCCGTTCGGCGAGCATCCCGTAGGAGACAATCTCGGACGAAGGCTCCAGGCCTAAGAGGGCATACATTGGCGGGGACCATTGCACGTGGCCGCGCGCCAGATTCCAGCGCCAGACACCGCAGCCGGGGAGGGCTTGGGTCAGTTCGCGCGTGAGCGAGTCCGAGTCCCGTGTTTTCCCAAACGGGGTCAGATACCAGAACGCACCCGCGAACAGTGCGAGAACCAGTCCGCCACAAACGAGCAGGACTATTTCGATCACGGCACTGCTGCGCCATCCGGCAAGCGCGCTGGCGACGGGCTGAATGAGGGTCAGTTGCGCATCGGTCCGCGGCACGTTGCGCACGGTCACCAGAGCATCGGTGCCGTCGTTCAGCGTGACGCGCATGACGCCGGCGTCGGCGCCCATGATGGTCAGGGGCTGTCCGGGGCCGAGAACGGTCAGCAGATTTCCTTGGTAGTCGCTGCCGATGGGCACACGGGCCTGGATGCTGCCTTCGGCATCGGACAGCAGCACGACGCGGCCCTCGCGCGTGGCGCTGAGGGGCATGCTGCGCGCCAACTCTCCTTGCCAGTCCGCGCTGGAGGCCAAGACGTCGGCGCTAAGCTTCAGAGAAGCGACATCGGCGTTCAGGGCCAGCTGCCGCCGGGCCGAGGTCAGGTCCGACTCTTTTCCGGCGCTGATTTGATAATAGAAGCCGAGGGCGGCGACGATCACGAAACCGACGAGGAAAACCGGGACAAGCTGCCTCAACCTCTCCGGCGATGGGAGGTATTGGTCAACGAGCGAGCGGATGTCCTGCCATCGTGGCCCCGCGATGGAATAGATTCCCGCACCTCGCGCAGGACGAGCCCGCGCCATTCGGTCCCCCTCTTCTCCTAGTCACCGTCCCGGAGAAGTTGCCGCATCTCCGAATCGCTTCAGTCCATGGAATCGTTGACTGAAGCTTCTGTCTAGTAAAAACCTGTGGAAATTACGTTAACAAGTCGTTGACAGGAGAAGGCCGATTCTAGGCGCTGCCCAGCGTCTTGGTGACGATCTCGTAGGCGTCCGTGGAAAGCTCTGCATCGGCGAGGCCCTGAAGGGCTTTCTTGGCATGGGCTTGCCGCCCAGGCTCGAGAGTTTTCCAGCTCTCGAAAGCGCCGAGCAGGCGCGCGGCGACATGCGGGTTGAAGCCATCGATCTTGAGGGCTTGCTCGGCGAGGAACGCGTAGCCGGCGCCATCGGCCCGGTTGAAGCCGGACGGATTGCCCATGGCGAATGAGCCGATCAGCGCCCGAACGCGGTTCGGGTTCTTCAAAGAGAACTTCGGATGGCCGAGTAGACGGTGCACGGTAGCGACCGAGTCAGGTCTTGCGGCGCGCGCCTGCACCGCGAACCATTTGTCGAGCACAAGCGCATCGCCCTGCCAGCGCGTGTAGAAGTCGTCGAGCGCTTCGTCGCACTCGTCCGAAGGGATATGCGACAGGACCGACAGGGCCATGATGGAGTCGGTCATGTTGGTGGCGTTGCGATAGTGCCGC carries:
- a CDS encoding Do family serine endopeptidase, encoding MTPDTNPAANESKRPRKLARRPVLLAATALVAAGAIGLSFNPSVPLAVAETAQTQQTIETPYGRAPLSFADLVQKVKPAVVSINVKGEITTADNDDSPIPGLPDVPEDNPLHDFFNQFRKGMPKPPSKHSPSLAQGSGFFISEDGFIVTNNHVVEDADDITVTMEDGEKFEAKLIGTDPRTDLALVKVTEDTDKKFPYVNLSEKDPRVGDWVLAVGNPFGLGGTVTAGIISAHNRDIGSGPYDYLQIDAAVNRGNSGGPSFDLDGNVIGVNTAIFSPSGGNVGIAFAVPAALVKQVVQDLQDDGSVDRGWLGVVIQNVNDDIADSVGLTEPKGAMITKVTEDGPASKEDIKAGDVIIEVNGSEVKDSRDLARKIADLEPDSSVKLAIVRYGDKREVDMTLGSFPSAKKLASLQKEEPADQSEQMEKLGLSLAPAATIPGAGKEGVVITEVDSDSDAADKGLKPGDIILQVAGVDVSTPGDVAKGLAKATESAKGDKDKVKVLMQVKTGDQSRFVALTQKKG
- a CDS encoding HAMP domain-containing sensor histidine kinase, whose product is MTALTKLFRTTTFRLSLTYFALFSAAAIIAIVYLYWNTTVLLSRQLNQTIDAELKGLAEQYRAGGRDQLVRIVAQRSRTPGNSLYLVADRNEKQLAGNLSAVSPQLWDSVGPVEFFYSRPAPGGMEQRLAFANVFRLPGGDRLIVGRDIEDRRELSRLIRSTMLWGLGVMALVGIGGGYWVSRRLLARVDNLSATTRTIMAGDLSRRLPVSGSGDELDRLAQSLNSMLGRIEQLMAGMREVSDNIAHDLKTPLNRLRNRVEEALREPPDETTYRAALERTIEEADGLMKTFNALLSIARLEAGAGGDDRDSLDLSAVVGDAAELYEPVAEERGIALKVDLADNVPVRGNRQLLGQAIANLIDNALKYGLVPPSQANGHASEVVVRTSAHDGLAEIAVCDRGPGVPESERERVLSRFVRLEASRSEPGSGLGLSLVAAVARLHGGTLRLEDNEPGLRVILSLPLENGAQGAKTADRPSPGGELRPT
- a CDS encoding bifunctional [glutamine synthetase] adenylyltransferase/[glutamine synthetase]-adenylyl-L-tyrosine phosphorylase, translating into MTAFAERICESPEVFDAKRGADVLASVRKALAEDPSAARAVEFLDSPQVAAFLTAVFSGSPFLAALSERNPDLLAACLTEDPDVHLSRAGADLEAGMAEAASEGEALALLRGFKKRSALLTALADLGGVWTTAETLTGLSDAADISVRTAVRYLFRKAHEAGKLTSADTDGYFLIAMGKLGAMELNYSSDVDFIVFYDPERAHLAETTEPSAFFVKLTRDVVRLLQEQTKDGYVYRTDLRLRPDPGATQIALSIDAGLTYYESFGQNWERAALIKARIAAGDETLGQDFLEQLSPFIWRKYLDFAAVADIHAMKRRVHAFKGHGAIAVSGHDIKLGRGGIRDIEFFTQTQQLIAGGRHPELRTRGTLQTLARLAEGAWIDPGAAQELSEAYLFLRRVENRIQMVGDQQTHIIPADPQELERLARLCGFADTDAFGDALIARFTCVEKHYGALFEKLPQPPSSVSGLLVGDEAEPESVSALQELGFENPGAAIEAIKAWQAGRYPATRSAKARERLTDFLPNLLEAFSRTAQPDLALSTFDKVMANMPAGLQLFSLLAANPSLLRLVADIMGTAPRLAKILARRPLLLDAVLDPGFFGDVPTTAQLKDVVGSTLALATDYEDALDRARIVGREQSFLIGVRVISGTISAELAGEAYAVLADTLIQALSDRVGEELVAQHGLLPDGMIAVLAMGKLGGQEMTAASDLDLITVYDYAGDDAKSDGARSLPGPQYYTRFTQRLISALSAQTAEGALYEVDMRLRPSGSQGPVSTKLSGFIDYQEHSAWVWEHLALTRARVVSGPDSMRETIETTIREVLTRPRDRAAVAGEVHEMRRKIAAEKGTTDIWNLKQVRGGIVDLEFITQFLQLVSAAERPDVLDQNTEGALSKLAAAGILEPADAELLIPAARLYQSLTQILRLCLDETFTAHDAPQALRDLLARSADMPDFSMLEATLKDTLARVQGAFNRLVS
- a CDS encoding PAS domain-containing sensor histidine kinase, which produces MRQLVPVFLVGFVIVAALGFYYQISAGKESDLTSARRQLALNADVASLKLSADVLASSADWQGELARSMPLSATREGRVVLLSDAEGSIQARVPIGSDYQGNLLTVLGPGQPLTIMGADAGVMRVTLNDGTDALVTVRNVPRTDAQLTLIQPVASALAGWRSSAVIEIVLLVCGGLVLALFAGAFWYLTPFGKTRDSDSLTRELTQALPGCGVWRWNLARGHVQWSPPMYALLGLEPSSEIVSYGMLAERLHREDDLRAELDRLMREGIDLFDQCFRLRHADGHWATIRLRGHITRDTATGEPYLTGMAVLADPNAVPGAADANARLRDAVETISEAFVLWDNHNKLVMCNTKYQQFHGLADDIVQPGSSYDEVIASASEPIVSKRYAVAGRNDRQSRTYEAQLEDGRWLRINERRTRDGGYVSVGTDITDLKQSQTKNAESEQQLRASVAELRLSRRELEHQKQQLVDLAEKYALEKNRAEAANRAKSEFLANISHELRTPLNAIIGFSEVMQQSLFGPLGHEKYGEYARDIYSSGAYLLEVINDILDMSKIEAGRMTLDLGSVDVAEIVEDSMKVVSQAAAERDIALERHGPERFPIQADRRYLKQVFLNLLSNAVKFSRDGGRVDVKLTRSNGQLRIAIKDTGIGIAEAHITKLGTPFEQVENQFSKSHQGSGLGLAISRALVELHGGTLEIKSREGYGTTVTCSLPIRTPRPADVEEPLAQSA